The following proteins come from a genomic window of Aspergillus luchuensis IFO 4308 DNA, chromosome 3, nearly complete sequence:
- a CDS encoding DnaJ and TPR domain protein (COG:O;~EggNog:ENOG410PHAJ;~InterPro:IPR011990,IPR001623,IPR036869,IPR019734, IPR013026,IPR018253,IPR001440;~PFAM:PF07719,PF00515,PF00226,PF13181,PF13414, PF12895,PF13432,PF13174,PF14559;~go_function: GO:0005515 - protein binding [Evidence IEA]), translated as MGLPHLFSRHKSSSSKSSSSKSKSTPTTTASAPVPPTPPTRSIPASSPPPSSSPLPPPPYSSSYSASSPLPPRPSARVKTDDSFPTRPPPPPHRAKTVHSAPSRHPHPPPTPPLHHPQSFPTPTQRPSIPRKPTRPAHSRSTSTPSKSASVRSKPSSVPRSASSLSAVHYRYSHDPNFHPLNLHPDELRRLSAMAAARDDMRSSMDVDTNDPRLGSPSATNGVNGTHTEKSPTPPPHRSNGNTAEADSFKLAGNKFFKDGNYARAIEEFNKALEISPNSSVYLSNRAAAYMAANQYLAALEDCERARELDPTNTKIMYRLARILTALGRPTEALDVLSRIEPPASATDRAAAEKMLRFVSQAEEALSQDRGVSMVLFCLDQARQLLGQGVKEPRKWTLMTAEAQLKMGNDNSYGKAQDIAISMLRVNSQDPDALMIRARAFYGMGDTDQALKLLKMCLGLDPDMKAAIKLLRTVQKLVRTKEEGNTAFKARDYRRAIDLWGEALTVDPKNKDQNAKILQNRAQAYINLKEYDNAVADCNEALRLDPGYLKAQKMRAKAHGGAGNWEEAVRDYKAVAESNPTEKGIQEEIRKAEFELKKAQRKDYYKILGVSKDAGEQEIKKAYRKMAIQYHPDKNRDGDAGDEKFKEIGEAYETLSDPQKRAAYDNGDDLMDPADMFSHGGFGGMGGMGGMGGMGGMGGMGGMGGTHINIDPSVLFNMMNGGGGGFAHAGGQRGGFPGGFPF; from the exons ATGGGGCTCCCGCATCTTTTCTCTCGTCAcaaatcttcttcctccaaatcctcttcttccaagtCTAAATCTACTCCGACAACgactgcttctgctcctgtTCCTCCTACTCCTCCCACTCGCTCgattcctgcttcttccccccctccgtcttcctctcctctcccccctcctccttattcttcttcatattCAGCGagttcccctcttcccccacgTCCATCCGCAAGAGTCAAGACCGACGACTCATTCCCGACTCGAcctccgccccctcctcaccGGGCAAAGACCGTTCATTCGGCTCCCTCTCgccacccccatcctcctcctacGCCGCCGCTTCACCATCCGCAGTCGTTTCCTACTCCGACTCAACGtccttccattcctcgaAAACCTACTCGTCCGGCGCACAGTCGTTCcacctccactccctccaaATCAGCCTCGGTCCGGTCGAAACCCTCGTCCGTCCCCCGGTCCGCGTCGTCGCTGTCTGCCGTTCATTATCGGTACTCGCACGACCCTAACTTTCACCCGCTCAACCTTCATCCCGACGAACTACGTCGTCTTTCCGCTATGGCTGCCGCTCGTGATGATATGCGAAGCTCGATGGACGTCGATACCAACGATCCCCGCCTCGGTTCCCCTTCTGCCACCAACGGTGTGAATGGTACTCACACGGAGAAGAGTCCCACCCCGCCCCCTCACCGGTCTAATGGAAACACCGCTGAGGCCGACTCCTTCAAGCTGGCTGGAAACAAATTCTTCAAGGATGGCAACTATGCCCGCGCCATTGAGGAATTCAACAAGG CTCTCGAGATTAGCCCCAACTCGTCCGTCTACCTGTCCAACCGGGCTGCAGCATACATGGCGGCCAACCAATACCTGGCTGCTCTGGAGGACTGCGAACGGGCCCGCGAGCTCGACCCCACCAACACTAAGATCATGTACCGCTTGGCCCGTATCCTGACCGCTTTGGGCCGTCCGACGGAGGCTCTTGACGTGCTGTCTCGTATTGAGCCCCCGGCCTCCGCTACTGACCGTGCGGCCGCAGAGAAGATGCTCCGCTTTGTCAGccaggcggaggaggctctCTCGCAGGACCGTGGTGTCTCGATGGTGCTGTTCTGCCTCGACCAGGCTCGTCAGCTCCTCGGACAAGGTGTCAAGGAGCCCCGCAAGTGGACACTGATGACTGCAGAGGCCCAGTTGAAGATGGGCAATGACAACTCGTACGGCAAGGCACAGGACATTGCTATTAGCATGCTCCGGGTGAACAGCCAGGACCCTGATGCGCTGATGATCCGCGCCCGGGCCTTCTATGGTATGGGTGACACGGACCAGGcgctgaagctgctgaagaTGTGCCTGGGTCTGGATCCGGATATGAAGGCGGCGATCAAGCTGCTGCGGACCGTGCAGAAGCTGGTGCgcaccaaggaagagggtaACACAGCCTTCAAGGCCAGGGACTACCGTCGCGCCATCGACCTGTGGGGTGAGGCGCTGACCGTCGACCCGAAGAACAAGGACCAGAACGCCAAGATTCTGCAGAACCGGGCGCAGGCCTACATCAACCTGAAGGAGTACGACAACGCAGTGGCAGACTGCAACGAGGCCCTGCGGCTGGACCCCGGGTACCTCAAGGCGCAGAAGATGCGCGCCAAGGCGCACGGCGGTGCCGGCAACTGGGAAGAAGCTGTGCGTGACTACAAGGCGGTGGCAGAGTCGAACCCGACCGAGAAGGGCATCCAAGAGGAGATCCGAAAGGCCGAGTttgagctgaagaaggcgcAGCGCAAGGATTACTACAAGATCCTCGGAGTGTCCAAGGACGCGGGCGAACaagagatcaagaaggcgtACCGCAAGATGGCGATCCAGTACCACCCGGACAAGAACCGGGACGGTGATGCTGGTGACGAGAAGTTCAAGGAGATTGGTGAGGCGTACGAGACTTTGAGTGATCCTCA GAAACGTGCTGCCTACGACAACGGCGACGACCTGATGGACCCCGCTGATATGTTCTCGCAcggcggcttcggcggcaTGGGAGGCATGGGCGGAATGGGCGGTATGGGAGGAATGGGAGGCATGGGTGGTATGGGAGGAACCCATATCAACATCGATCCCAGCGTGCTGTTCAACATGATgaacggcggcggcggtggctttGCGCACGCAGGAGGACAGCGCGGAGGATTCCCCGGCGGATTTCCCTTTTAG